AGTTTGGATGAAGAGCCTGATATCGCGGAATGCTGGAAGCGTTTGCAACAATATCCGGAAAAGGCACAGCCTTGTGATCTGTTAATGATTATTCCGTCACGGCTGGCCACAGAGCTTAATGGTTCTGGTGGGCTACTGGCTGGGGTATCCACAACAGTGAGTTTTTACAGCCGTATTTATGGTACTGAATGGCCAGCTGGTCACAATGTGGATTTGTGTCGCCATACTCCGAATGGAGTCATCCTGCGGCTGGATTCCCCGTGGTATCCGTTATCAGGTGAAGTCATCGCAGGTATCTCTGCACTTTTTGAATGTGAAGTACGGCATACCTGGAGCGAGCCAGTTAGTGGTCTCAGTGGTTATAACTGTTATGATCTCGGAGAACATGTGGATGGTTATCGGGGATTACCGTCAGAAACACGACCATCAACTCCGACACTGTATCTGGTCAGCAACGAACCGCAATCTCCTGAATTCCAGACAGCGAGTTATAACGAGGTTCGGGGATAGTTTTATTCATTCACCGCACTGCAGTCATTACTGACTGCAGTTTTTTACCCGCAGGGGGACACTGTTCTCCTGGCGGGAGTATGTGTTCCCCTTTTTTATGGAGAATACATATGACAACTCTGACTGACCATAAAAAAGCATTTATCTCACTTTTTAATCAGACGGCACCATATCATCATCGTCACAAAGTATTTGAAGATTTTATCAGTTGCAGCGTTATTGCCCTGGAGAACAGGCTGTGTTTCAGTGAAAAACGGGAAAGCAAATATCTGCGAATAATCGGTGGTTATGAAAAGCCGGATATTGCCCGTATGGCACAATTATTGGCTCATGTGATTAATGGGTTGCAGAGTGGACTCTGTGATTTTCTGGGCAATATTTTTATGTTGCTGGAACTGGGAGATAAGTATCACAACCAGTTTTTCACTCCGTGGAATGTGGCCAGAATGATGGCACAACTACAACTGGGGGATGTGAAGGCGGTATTTAACGAAAAGCCTTTTATCACTCTCTGCGAACCTGCCTGCGGGGCTGGTTGTATGATACTGGCTTTTGCTGACGTTCTGAATCAGGCCGGTTATGCGGCGCATCGTTATCTGTGGTTTTCAGCGACAGATATTGATCCGATAGCGGCAGGAATGGCTTATATCCAGTTGTCGCTCTGTGGCGTTGCTGGCGAGGTTGTCATTGGTAACTCCTTGTATGACCAACGACGTCGTGTATTGCTAACGCCGGGGCATTATCTGGGTAACTGGCCTGTCCGCCTGCATTCACTGAGAAGTAAGGTTGCATAATTACGCCATAACGCTCCCGTCAGGGAGCGTTTTTATTTGTTGAATAAATCAAAGTTAACCAATGGAATGTAGACAGATTTCAGTAGGATATGCGGTTATCAAGTCAATATTTATTTGAATATATTATCCTGATTGAGGTGAGTCTACTAACCCAGTAGTAGGCTTTTGCGGATACATTACAGCATTGAATTTATAATGCCTGCGGGCACTGTGTAACGTATCATTAATAATTCGCGCGTTTGCACTTGAAAGCCTCCTCCAGGTAGACCATGAATGGTTGGAAAGATCGTCATGTGGCATGGAACAGATCTGTCTGAGTTCACGCGAAAGACGGATTGCCTTAAGACCAAGTCGGGATGATTGACTTTTAAGTTCTGACAGATAGCTATCACAGTCAGAAGGATTATCGTTATCATAAGCTGCATAAATTGACTGCAGGGCTTCCTGATGCAGAACAGGTAGTTGCCTCAACTGATACATAAGTTCCGGGGGAAGTGAACGCCAGTCCCCGGTTATTCTTTCATAACTAAACTCAGGTATCCCCCTATATTGGGGGTCTACATATCCAGACTCATGAGCTGGATCCACGCATCCTTGAGCAAACCGCTCAAGAAGACATACCAGTTCAGTCGCAATAAAATATCGTTCCCTCTGTATTTTATTGTCTGAGGCATTTTTTTCCCTATTCAGGGTAAACCGGTGCGTCAGCATCACTGCCCCAATCGCGGCCACGGCAGTAATTAATCCAGTAACTACGTTTCCCCAGATCCCCGTTCCCTGATTAATCACCTGCACTATCAATGGATGTGAAGCCACAGTTGCCAGTCCATCAGTTATATTATTCTGCATAAATCCTGCTCATTAATATGTACCGTAAGCATAGAACCAGTTTGCCATATAAAATACCTGGAAGCATTTATCTTAATATTGAGATTTAACCTAATGTGGACACGATCACTAACGTAAAACCAGGTGAATTTTAGATCAGGAGAGCATTTTTAATTTCATATCATGGGTAACTGGTTTTTCATAGCCAGAAGCTTCCCCGGATGACAGAGTGAGTGCTTTAACCGCCTCTCCCGGAGAATCGAATGAGCTGGAAAACCACACCAGAACAAAACGCCATCATCACATGGCAGGGTAATCAGCTTGTGGTCAATGCGTTTGCCGATATGCCCGAACGGATGCAGTCTCCCCGTCTCCGCTTGGATTACCGGGACTTTGAGGAATATTGCTCTATCGCGAAGGCGACACAGGATGTGGAGATGAATCAGGCTATCCGGTTGCTTGATGAGTATTTTCCGTTGCCGCAAAAGCTGGCCATCATGCGTCGGCATGTTGTAACGCATGAAAAGGATGCGCAGGTTACGGTTTCCACTGCACACCGCAGTAAAGGGCTGGAGTGGGAAGTTGTCGTACTGAATGAAGATTTTTGTGACATCACCGATCCGCTGCTCTCTACCGAAGAACGGCAGGACGAAATAAATCTGCTGTATGTGGCCGTGACCCGTGCCCGTAAATCTCTGGTACTGAATGAGTTGATGCAGTACCTGAAAGCTGACCACGAGCAGAAAAATGATGAACAGTGGATAGCTAACGACAAGGCAAGTGCTGAATGAAAAAGTTATCCGATAAAATCAGAACGCTTCTTTCCCGTACATCAGGTAATTCAGCGTTACCCGCCGCACCTTATGCTGCCATACCAACAGGTTATTTTCCGCCCGGCAACGCGGAAGAACTGGTAAGTTCTCCATTACGTCAGGATGCGTTGCAGAAAATCCGGCAGAATAATTCTCTGCCAGCGGAGGTCTATCAGAGGCTTTATTTAACCCCGGTATATATTTTACTTAAACGCATCCAGAATGTGCCTGCAGCAACGGAGGGACGCTGGGCCTGTACCGGTGGGTTGGGTGATTTATCTCTGCTTTTTACCGCTTACACAGTCAGACTGGCTCGGGGATATATGTTTCCGCCCGGTGCGGCACCAGAAGAACAGGCGTCTCAGGGGGGGATCTGGCAGGCGGTTATTTTCTGGTCTGCATTGTGCTATCACCTGCCATTGTTAGCCAGTCTGGAGGGAGAAACTATTGATGGTATTCGCTGGCAACCAGGTATTTCTATCCCTGATGGCCCTTATCGGTTCCGGTTTCGTTCAGCCCCTCCAGCTGCACAGGAGGCTTCTTCTCTTGCCACTCTGGTTGCCAGTCAACTGATACCCGCAGAAGCCATAAGCTGGCTCTCTGCCATTCCGGATGCGCTGTTTACTCTTGCTGATGCGTTCAGGAATGGTTCGCCTGAGATGCCTCTTATCCGAACTCTTCTCGAACAGGCAGCAGAAAAAGTCGATTCCCCCATGACGGAGACACTGCAGGGCTCAGTAGTTCCGAAGAATGATGAGTCACTGATTAAGACAGACTCTACAGCAGTAGATCTGGTGACGTCTCTGAATAGTACCGAAAATATCGGTATTCTTCAGTCACTACTGAATGAAGAAAAAATGGCAGAGCCACAGGAAAAAACTAATAACAACCACCCACTACATGTGGATACAGATATATTGCTGAATCTTTTTTCTGATGCCGAAGTGATTGATAAAGCAGACAGCGCTTTCACTGAGACAACGGATGAAGTGGAGATTACCGGGAAAGAGATCGCTATTGATTTTACTACAGTGAATCAAAGTGATACTTCTGCTGATACCCGTCAGCCAGGTGAACAGTTTCTTAGCTG
The sequence above is drawn from the Enterobacteriaceae bacterium ESL0689 genome and encodes:
- a CDS encoding DUF1281 domain-containing protein — protein: MSEWCQNRFEITGKSVCIDVLLQWINGADTPRYRHAIQQSIQLFLAGYVGILKPVRTASYPPCQELVRHGVGQSTAVNLAFDQWLELLLKDTVLDTEIVRRIDRLYHQSGLAALKWENIPRESQSIMATLIKRQYVDWFGLASLDEEPDIAECWKRLQQYPEKAQPCDLLMIIPSRLATELNGSGGLLAGVSTTVSFYSRIYGTEWPAGHNVDLCRHTPNGVILRLDSPWYPLSGEVIAGISALFECEVRHTWSEPVSGLSGYNCYDLGEHVDGYRGLPSETRPSTPTLYLVSNEPQSPEFQTASYNEVRG
- a CDS encoding N-6 DNA methylase codes for the protein MTTLTDHKKAFISLFNQTAPYHHRHKVFEDFISCSVIALENRLCFSEKRESKYLRIIGGYEKPDIARMAQLLAHVINGLQSGLCDFLGNIFMLLELGDKYHNQFFTPWNVARMMAQLQLGDVKAVFNEKPFITLCEPACGAGCMILAFADVLNQAGYAAHRYLWFSATDIDPIAAGMAYIQLSLCGVAGEVVIGNSLYDQRRRVLLTPGHYLGNWPVRLHSLRSKVA
- a CDS encoding TraI domain-containing protein translates to MKKLSDKIRTLLSRTSGNSALPAAPYAAIPTGYFPPGNAEELVSSPLRQDALQKIRQNNSLPAEVYQRLYLTPVYILLKRIQNVPAATEGRWACTGGLGDLSLLFTAYTVRLARGYMFPPGAAPEEQASQGGIWQAVIFWSALCYHLPLLASLEGETIDGIRWQPGISIPDGPYRFRFRSAPPAAQEASSLATLVASQLIPAEAISWLSAIPDALFTLADAFRNGSPEMPLIRTLLEQAAEKVDSPMTETLQGSVVPKNDESLIKTDSTAVDLVTSLNSTENIGILQSLLNEEKMAEPQEKTNNNHPLHVDTDILLNLFSDAEVIDKADSAFTETTDEVEITGKEIAIDFTTVNQSDTSADTRQPGEQFLSWLTEGMASGNISINQHNSRLHFVAGFYYLLVPDIFYLFIKETASEYDRELLQSSFEKLQLHRVSKGKRFIRAKLYISEEKNGKFSKINGYLIRAGRLTRDISPEDSKYLFFS